In a genomic window of Temperatibacter marinus:
- a CDS encoding divergent polysaccharide deacetylase family protein, translated as MSSLRIILFAWVTSFLIFGGIYFWAEMSYDAEAVKNAEAASKEKPKPKLAVKAVSELLEEDEDGSLLPKIAEDGRRPFDVYAAEVQPSALNVPKVALVINRLGMRQRDITYAINELPKEVSLSFTPYASDLSRWAELAREQGHEVFIELPMEPLDPEKSDAGNLALTTGNSTADNMRNMRVVMSQMSGYVGIMSTHGSRFTSQRNAMRPIIDELKKRGLMYLDLKTTNYTQGPNLAATEQVPMAYRDIEIDNDKNPVEIRTKLRNLEERALTNGFALGVGSSKLVTMRQVSAWAKELRAKGILLVPVSAIASKQPL; from the coding sequence ATGTCTTCTCTACGCATAATACTCTTTGCATGGGTTACTAGTTTTTTGATATTTGGTGGTATTTATTTCTGGGCCGAAATGAGTTACGACGCTGAGGCTGTAAAAAACGCTGAAGCCGCAAGTAAAGAAAAACCCAAGCCTAAACTTGCCGTTAAGGCTGTCTCAGAACTTTTAGAAGAAGATGAAGACGGAAGCCTGCTGCCTAAGATCGCAGAAGATGGAAGACGTCCTTTTGATGTCTATGCTGCTGAAGTTCAACCTTCAGCCCTCAATGTTCCAAAAGTTGCTCTTGTGATTAACCGATTGGGTATGCGCCAACGAGATATAACATACGCAATCAATGAATTACCTAAAGAAGTCAGCCTTTCTTTTACACCCTATGCCAGTGATCTCTCAAGATGGGCAGAACTGGCCCGCGAACAAGGGCATGAAGTTTTCATCGAATTGCCAATGGAACCACTTGACCCAGAAAAATCTGACGCTGGAAATCTGGCCCTCACTACAGGAAACAGCACCGCAGATAATATGAGAAACATGCGTGTTGTTATGTCGCAGATGAGCGGGTATGTAGGCATTATGAGCACACATGGATCGCGATTCACGTCTCAGCGAAATGCCATGAGGCCCATAATCGATGAGCTCAAAAAAAGAGGGTTGATGTATCTGGATCTTAAGACAACCAATTATACACAAGGGCCAAATCTAGCAGCGACTGAACAAGTGCCAATGGCTTATAGAGACATCGAAATTGATAATGATAAAAACCCTGTCGAAATTAGAACAAAGCTCCGCAATTTAGAAGAAAGAGCCCTGACAAATGGTTTTGCGTTAGGAGTCGGCTCCAGCAAGCTTGTCACGATGCGTCAAGTTTCTGCGTGGGCGAAAGAATTGAGGGCCAAAGGCATCCTGCTCGTACCTGTCTCAGCCATCGCATCTAAACAGCCTTTGTAA
- a CDS encoding RNA pyrophosphohydrolase, giving the protein MDNASSTSHLPYRPCVGVMLINADGKIWVGERIDTPGAWQMPQGGIDPDETPLSAATRELEEETGIAAEHVTLVDQTKDWLTYDLPQELVLSGKVWKGKFRGQKQRWFLYRLDAADSLITIDQPHPEFSAWRWTSPQRLIKDIVPFKREIYLSVCKQFGNYLPS; this is encoded by the coding sequence ATGGACAACGCTTCATCAACCAGCCATCTACCCTACCGTCCTTGCGTCGGTGTTATGCTTATCAATGCAGACGGTAAGATTTGGGTAGGAGAGCGCATAGACACCCCTGGGGCTTGGCAAATGCCGCAAGGGGGTATCGATCCAGATGAAACCCCTTTGAGTGCAGCTACCAGAGAACTCGAAGAAGAGACTGGCATAGCAGCCGAACATGTCACTCTCGTCGACCAAACCAAAGATTGGCTGACCTACGATCTTCCACAAGAGCTTGTTCTTTCTGGTAAAGTTTGGAAAGGAAAATTTCGCGGACAAAAGCAACGCTGGTTTCTTTATCGATTGGATGCAGCTGATTCATTGATTACGATAGACCAACCCCATCCAGAGTTTTCTGCGTGGCGCTGGACATCTCCTCAGAGGCTCATAAAAGATATTGTCCCCTTTAAGCGAGAGATCTATCTTTCCGTCTGTAAACAATTCGGAAATTACTTGCCTTCTTGA
- a CDS encoding S41 family peptidase, which yields MMTLKKPFTLIKSALIAATLGTTMLASPLQADGKRLKGEELYTELDVLIRVLKHMREDYVDADIDDKKALESAIQAMLKSLDPHSNYINMDNLKNVQMQVRGEYGGLGIEVSEEKDVVKVVSPIDDTPAQRAGIKSNDYITHINGEDILGKGLDYAISKMRGAVGEPINITIVRVGVEDPFDVKIVRDNIKIRSARHRVEDDTIGYIRISTFNMQTWPSLKKSIDALHAELGDKMQGVVLDLRNNPGGLLSQAIKVSDTFLEQGEIVSTRGRHRTDNETWFADYSGYCMPGKYCDPVEGDLVNGLPMVVLTNAGSASASEIVAGALQDHRRAIILGDRSFGKGTVQSQYKIFNRALRLTTARYYTPSGNSIQGRGIEPDIEVLFPAEQRYKMRREADLRNTISNDSDAYDRSGELEEMTFDKDAKIEPAQEDIQLKYAIRLLKGLYEPAPEQTVAKAELPDKNVEQKKSLNK from the coding sequence ATGATGACACTTAAAAAGCCATTTACACTTATAAAATCTGCATTAATCGCTGCGACTTTGGGAACCACCATGCTGGCAAGCCCCCTCCAGGCAGATGGTAAACGGCTTAAAGGTGAAGAACTCTACACAGAGCTTGATGTTCTTATTCGGGTTCTAAAGCATATGCGTGAAGATTATGTCGACGCTGATATCGATGACAAAAAAGCTTTAGAATCTGCCATTCAAGCCATGCTTAAATCTTTGGATCCCCATTCAAATTATATCAATATGGATAACCTTAAGAATGTCCAAATGCAAGTCCGTGGTGAATACGGCGGCTTAGGCATAGAAGTGTCTGAAGAAAAAGATGTGGTAAAAGTTGTTTCCCCTATTGATGACACGCCTGCACAGCGTGCTGGCATTAAATCAAATGATTATATCACACATATTAACGGTGAAGACATTTTGGGGAAAGGGCTTGATTATGCCATTAGTAAAATGCGCGGCGCCGTGGGTGAACCTATTAATATTACGATTGTTCGTGTAGGTGTAGAGGACCCCTTTGATGTAAAGATTGTTCGTGACAATATCAAAATACGCAGTGCTCGCCACAGAGTTGAAGACGATACGATCGGCTATATTCGCATTTCAACTTTCAATATGCAGACATGGCCTAGCCTGAAGAAATCAATTGATGCACTTCATGCTGAACTCGGCGATAAAATGCAAGGCGTTGTCCTAGATCTCCGCAATAATCCCGGAGGTTTATTATCTCAAGCCATTAAAGTATCTGATACTTTTCTCGAACAGGGTGAGATTGTCTCAACCCGCGGGCGACACCGCACAGACAATGAAACGTGGTTTGCCGATTACAGTGGCTATTGCATGCCAGGAAAATACTGTGATCCCGTTGAAGGTGATTTGGTGAATGGCCTTCCAATGGTTGTCCTCACAAATGCTGGAAGTGCTTCTGCCAGTGAAATCGTTGCCGGCGCCCTTCAAGATCATCGCAGAGCTATTATCCTGGGAGATAGAAGCTTTGGGAAAGGCACAGTACAGAGTCAGTATAAAATCTTTAATCGCGCTTTGAGACTAACGACTGCACGCTATTACACACCGAGTGGCAACAGCATTCAAGGGCGCGGTATCGAGCCTGACATTGAAGTTCTCTTCCCAGCAGAACAGCGATATAAAATGCGCCGTGAAGCTGATCTAAGAAATACAATTTCAAATGATTCAGATGCCTATGACCGCTCTGGCGAGTTAGAAGAAATGACCTTTGATAAAGATGCTAAGATTGAGCCTGCACAAGAAGACATACAGTTGAAATATGCTATTCGACTCTTAAAAGGCCTCTATGAGCCAGCCCCTGAGCAAACTGTTGCCAAAGCTGAACTGCCCGATAAAAATGTTGAGCAGAAGAAATCCTTGAATAAATAG
- the gpmI gene encoding 2,3-bisphosphoglycerate-independent phosphoglycerate mutase, with product MTMSNAPVVLCILDGWGYREDSVDNAIKLATLPNYTKFWEQGNRCWLKTSGLAVGLPEGQMGNSEVGHMNIGSGRVVLQDLPRIDDSISNNMLVHEEEIQAHIHALKTSGGTCHLMGLLSPGGVHSHQDHIVALAKIFSDAGIPVAIHAFLDGRDTPPKSASDFLSRFEEAIHALEEISIATMTGRYYAMDRDERWDRVETAYRAIAEAKGQATAASASEALEKAYAEEKFDEFVPATVIGDYEGMKPGDGLLMANFRADRAREILACFVDPDFNGFPLDSIASTLVSRTGMVEYSSHLAQFMTTVFPSPEINNSLGEIISNAGMKQLRIAETEKYAHVTFFFNGGKEDIFNGEDRILIPSPDVATYDLQPEMSAPELTDNLVKAISSGKYSTIIVNYANPDMVGHTGVLSAAIAAVEAVDKSLGRVEEAVTAAGGQLLITADHGNVELMKNQETGAPHTAHTSFDVPLVALGLDRNLQDGALSDIAPTILELVGIEQPKDMTGTSLLA from the coding sequence ATGACAATGAGTAACGCACCTGTAGTATTATGCATTCTTGATGGATGGGGATATAGAGAAGACAGCGTTGATAATGCTATTAAGCTGGCGACCCTACCAAACTACACCAAATTCTGGGAACAGGGCAATCGGTGCTGGCTTAAAACTAGTGGGCTTGCTGTGGGACTTCCTGAAGGACAGATGGGCAATAGCGAAGTCGGGCATATGAATATTGGGTCTGGCCGTGTTGTTCTACAAGATCTGCCTCGAATTGATGACTCTATTTCAAATAATATGTTAGTGCATGAGGAAGAAATTCAAGCGCATATTCATGCACTAAAAACTTCAGGCGGCACATGCCACCTGATGGGTCTGTTATCGCCTGGCGGTGTGCATAGTCATCAAGACCATATAGTCGCTCTGGCGAAAATTTTCAGCGATGCAGGCATTCCAGTTGCCATCCATGCTTTTCTGGATGGCAGAGACACCCCGCCAAAGAGTGCCTCTGACTTTCTCTCTCGCTTTGAAGAAGCAATTCATGCTTTAGAAGAGATCTCAATCGCAACAATGACAGGGCGCTATTATGCCATGGATCGGGATGAGCGATGGGATCGTGTCGAAACAGCCTATCGTGCTATTGCAGAAGCAAAAGGGCAAGCAACTGCCGCCTCAGCATCAGAAGCACTTGAGAAAGCCTATGCAGAAGAAAAATTCGATGAATTTGTCCCTGCCACAGTTATAGGTGATTATGAAGGGATGAAGCCTGGCGACGGCCTGCTGATGGCCAACTTCCGTGCCGATAGAGCGCGTGAAATTTTAGCTTGCTTTGTCGATCCGGACTTTAATGGCTTTCCTTTAGATTCTATTGCATCAACTCTCGTTTCTCGAACTGGCATGGTAGAATATTCAAGCCACTTAGCTCAATTCATGACGACTGTTTTTCCGAGCCCAGAAATCAATAATAGCCTAGGTGAAATCATTTCAAATGCAGGTATGAAGCAACTCCGCATTGCAGAAACAGAAAAATATGCCCATGTAACCTTCTTCTTCAACGGGGGTAAAGAAGATATTTTCAACGGCGAAGATCGGATTTTAATCCCCTCTCCAGATGTCGCGACCTATGATCTCCAACCAGAAATGTCCGCACCTGAATTAACTGACAATTTAGTGAAAGCCATTTCAAGTGGGAAGTATAGTACGATCATTGTCAACTATGCCAACCCTGATATGGTTGGTCATACAGGTGTATTAAGTGCTGCAATCGCAGCCGTTGAGGCTGTTGACAAAAGCTTGGGTCGCGTTGAAGAAGCTGTCACAGCAGCCGGCGGCCAATTGCTCATCACCGCAGATCATGGCAATGTGGAGCTCATGAAAAACCAAGAGACGGGTGCCCCTCATACTGCCCATACGAGTTTCGACGTACCGCTTGTCGCTCTAGGGCTTGATAGAAATCTTCAGGACGGTGCGCTTTCTGACATTGCACCCACAATTTTAGAATTAGTCGGCATTGAGCAACCTAAAGATATGACTGGGACTTCCTTACTGGCATAA
- the nadD gene encoding nicotinate (nicotinamide) nucleotide adenylyltransferase, protein MNLAGLSLSAQGKKIGLYGGSFNPPHSGHLHIAKSALQKLDLDEVWILVSPGNPLKEASKDMAPFDRRLEVCSQFFTAPRIKVLGLEKALKTRYSVDTVKEIRKRFPKSSFVWIMGADNAEIFHLWAQWRDIVHILPIAIFDRTGYSMAGRHNRLTREFYKDRQKPKDVTKSIAPSWCFVPLVRNASSASMIRQQLKCDWWGH, encoded by the coding sequence ATGAATTTAGCGGGACTTTCACTCAGCGCTCAAGGAAAAAAAATTGGCCTTTACGGAGGGAGTTTTAATCCTCCACATAGCGGTCACCTTCATATCGCAAAAAGCGCCTTGCAAAAACTTGACCTTGATGAAGTATGGATTCTAGTGAGCCCAGGCAATCCTTTAAAAGAAGCTTCTAAGGATATGGCCCCCTTTGACCGGCGATTAGAAGTCTGTTCTCAATTTTTCACAGCGCCCCGAATCAAAGTACTTGGGTTAGAGAAAGCTTTGAAAACACGCTATTCTGTGGATACGGTCAAAGAAATCCGAAAACGCTTTCCTAAATCTTCCTTCGTCTGGATTATGGGGGCTGATAATGCAGAAATTTTTCATTTATGGGCTCAGTGGCGCGATATTGTTCACATTCTTCCCATTGCGATTTTTGATAGAACAGGCTATTCTATGGCTGGGCGTCACAATAGACTGACTCGTGAATTTTATAAAGATCGACAAAAGCCTAAAGATGTGACAAAGAGCATCGCGCCCAGCTGGTGTTTTGTACCTCTTGTGAGAAATGCATCATCGGCATCTATGATCCGTCAACAGTTAAAATGCGACTGGTGGGGTCATTAG
- the rlmH gene encoding 23S rRNA (pseudouridine(1915)-N(3))-methyltransferase RlmH → MRIKLLAFGKMGRGPEYTLFQEYISRLPWKVDVQEFEIKKPAATPDLRKKEEAEKLLAAIPDGSAVIVLDERGKDYSSRSLAEKIDSIHLQGFNQLTFIIGGADGLDETVRKKANLLLSLGKNTWPHMLLRVMLAEQIYRIWSIGAGHPYHRD, encoded by the coding sequence TTGCGCATTAAACTTTTAGCATTTGGAAAAATGGGCAGAGGCCCTGAATATACACTCTTTCAGGAGTATATATCCCGCTTACCTTGGAAAGTTGACGTCCAAGAGTTTGAGATAAAGAAACCTGCCGCAACCCCAGACCTTAGAAAAAAAGAGGAAGCAGAAAAATTACTGGCAGCCATTCCAGACGGCTCTGCTGTGATCGTACTCGATGAAAGAGGCAAAGATTATTCCAGCCGGTCTCTTGCTGAAAAAATTGATAGCATCCATCTACAAGGATTTAATCAGCTAACATTCATCATTGGTGGTGCTGACGGCCTTGATGAGACTGTCCGGAAGAAAGCAAATCTTTTGCTCTCATTAGGAAAAAATACGTGGCCTCATATGCTTTTGCGGGTTATGCTCGCCGAGCAAATTTACCGCATATGGTCCATAGGGGCTGGACACCCTTATCACAGAGATTAA
- the rsfS gene encoding ribosome silencing factor — translation MQTASQTDTVSTAPVAQIALSDLLETITSTLDSNKAEEIVPINLSGKSGIADYMVIASGRSNRQVAALTDYLMKALKEAGITGARVEGLDQADWVLVDTGDIIVHLFRPEVREFYNLDKLWASDTDEEEAQPLN, via the coding sequence TTGCAGACAGCATCTCAGACTGACACAGTCAGCACAGCACCCGTCGCGCAGATCGCGCTATCGGACCTTCTTGAGACGATTACATCGACCCTTGATTCTAACAAAGCTGAAGAAATCGTTCCTATCAATCTTTCAGGGAAAAGCGGAATCGCAGACTATATGGTTATTGCTTCTGGGCGATCAAATCGTCAAGTCGCGGCTCTCACTGATTATTTAATGAAGGCCTTGAAAGAAGCTGGTATCACTGGTGCACGCGTAGAAGGCTTGGATCAAGCAGATTGGGTTCTTGTAGACACAGGAGACATCATCGTTCACCTGTTCCGCCCAGAAGTTAGAGAATTCTATAATCTCGATAAGCTTTGGGCGAGCGATACCGATGAAGAAGAAGCACAGCCTTTAAATTGA
- a CDS encoding murein hydrolase activator EnvC family protein: MMVHSPPISRSQKLKASLVSTLIFTQALTAPLQAHAEALAKDVQDASQTKEQLKKLETEIDKREASKKQLEQKAAEALKERQSLQVQMVSIGRKLQSTEQSIFLLDSRIGKLQELTNEKRDELLNNKDSMVELIAALQRMGRRPAAASLLKPGEALDTARSASLLSTLLPHIDIKAAALKRDISYLADLYTELSDKRFSLKTNLSDLAQQQVILKNLVARREIEETDARAAARGESLRISRLVRSSRDTRDLLQKLEEESKRFQARQARLKRASEARAAAERRQNNPAVQPQTVAPTPSGVSFRSLRGKMPYPSYGKLILKYGQRDGVGRAKGIRLSVRSGSQVISPFEGRVVYAGPFREYGQLVIIAHKDGYHGLLAGISTLYTALNQWVLLGEPVGQVAGGASRTSQLYFELRGKDGPFNPLPWLKSN, translated from the coding sequence ATGATGGTTCATTCCCCTCCCATATCACGATCGCAGAAATTGAAAGCTTCCCTGGTTTCAACATTGATCTTTACGCAGGCGTTGACGGCGCCTCTCCAAGCTCACGCTGAAGCTTTGGCAAAAGACGTACAGGATGCATCGCAGACCAAAGAACAACTCAAGAAGCTAGAAACTGAGATAGACAAACGAGAAGCCAGCAAAAAACAACTGGAGCAGAAGGCCGCAGAAGCCTTAAAGGAACGGCAATCTCTGCAAGTTCAAATGGTCTCCATTGGTCGGAAATTGCAAAGCACAGAACAAAGTATTTTCCTATTAGACAGTCGCATTGGAAAGTTACAAGAATTGACCAACGAAAAGAGAGATGAGCTGTTAAACAATAAAGACAGTATGGTTGAATTGATTGCTGCACTCCAACGTATGGGAAGACGCCCGGCTGCGGCAAGTCTGCTAAAACCTGGAGAGGCCTTAGATACGGCTCGATCTGCTTCACTACTCTCAACACTATTGCCTCATATTGATATTAAAGCTGCTGCCTTAAAACGTGATATTAGCTATCTGGCGGATCTGTATACTGAGCTTTCTGACAAGCGATTTTCATTAAAAACAAACTTATCTGACCTTGCCCAACAACAAGTGATATTAAAAAATTTAGTCGCACGACGAGAGATTGAAGAAACAGACGCACGCGCTGCAGCAAGAGGCGAAAGCTTGCGCATATCAAGACTTGTGAGAAGCAGCCGTGACACCCGCGATTTATTGCAAAAATTAGAAGAAGAGAGTAAACGATTCCAAGCGAGACAAGCCCGTCTAAAACGTGCTTCGGAAGCTCGAGCGGCGGCAGAGCGGCGACAAAATAACCCCGCTGTTCAACCGCAAACAGTTGCCCCTACACCGTCTGGTGTCAGCTTCAGATCTCTTCGAGGAAAGATGCCCTATCCTTCTTATGGTAAGCTGATTTTAAAATACGGGCAACGGGACGGCGTGGGAAGGGCGAAAGGGATTCGCCTTAGTGTCAGATCTGGTTCACAGGTAATTTCACCCTTTGAAGGGCGCGTAGTCTATGCTGGCCCTTTCAGAGAATATGGACAGCTTGTTATAATCGCTCATAAAGATGGCTATCACGGCCTGTTGGCCGGCATTAGCACGCTCTATACCGCCCTCAATCAATGGGTATTGCTTGGCGAACCTGTAGGGCAAGTCGCTGGGGGGGCAAGTCGCACCAGTCAACTCTATTTCGAACTAAGAGGAAAGGATGGCCCCTTCAACCCTCTTCCATGGTTAAAAAGTAATTAA
- the proB gene encoding glutamate 5-kinase yields MQDLKTLSKETCNRLIIKIGSALLVDPDSGQIKQDWLNSLAQDINELRQKGIDILIVSSGSIALGKKDLGLFGRPNKLEEAQASAAIGQVLLAQSYADAFAPFGITVAQMLLTLDDLEDRPRHLNARGTVEALLSRRIIPVINENDTVATSEIRFGDNDRLAARVGSLAKADLVVLLSDIDGLYTANPKLDSQAHFIECVPEITEEIEKMAGPAVSTNSSVGTGGMTTKIMAAKMATKAGCSLAIARGTEPHPLSQMIATGRATLFPASQTPLALRKQWLSTMQTPRGFVHIDTGAANALTKGASLLPVGVVRADGQFNRGDLVGIMGETGHLIGQGLANFDSVDAQKIIGSSSEAISKILGASVRSTLIHRDDLVLF; encoded by the coding sequence ATGCAAGATCTTAAGACACTCAGTAAAGAGACTTGCAACAGACTGATTATAAAGATCGGCTCTGCCCTCCTCGTTGACCCGGATTCCGGCCAAATCAAGCAGGATTGGCTTAATTCTCTTGCACAAGATATCAATGAACTCCGTCAAAAAGGGATCGATATTCTCATCGTTTCCAGTGGTTCTATTGCGCTAGGGAAAAAAGACCTAGGTCTGTTCGGGCGCCCCAACAAACTTGAAGAAGCACAAGCCTCTGCAGCCATTGGACAAGTTCTTCTCGCCCAATCATATGCTGATGCCTTTGCACCTTTTGGCATTACTGTAGCACAAATGCTGTTGACGTTAGATGACTTAGAAGACAGGCCTCGCCATTTAAATGCGCGCGGCACTGTTGAGGCCCTTCTTAGTCGGCGCATTATCCCTGTCATCAATGAAAATGATACCGTTGCAACCAGTGAAATTCGGTTTGGAGATAATGATCGTCTCGCAGCCCGTGTTGGCAGCCTAGCCAAGGCGGACCTCGTCGTCCTGCTTTCTGATATTGACGGTCTTTATACAGCCAATCCAAAACTTGATTCTCAGGCACATTTTATCGAGTGCGTGCCTGAAATTACTGAAGAGATTGAAAAAATGGCAGGCCCTGCCGTCAGCACAAATTCATCCGTCGGGACTGGCGGAATGACGACCAAGATCATGGCCGCAAAAATGGCCACCAAGGCCGGCTGTTCTCTTGCTATTGCTCGTGGCACGGAACCTCATCCCCTCTCCCAAATGATAGCAACAGGCCGCGCAACTTTATTTCCTGCTAGTCAGACACCTCTTGCACTCCGCAAGCAATGGTTGTCTACTATGCAAACGCCCCGAGGGTTTGTACATATTGACACTGGTGCTGCCAACGCTCTCACAAAAGGGGCAAGTCTTCTCCCTGTGGGTGTCGTTCGTGCTGACGGTCAGTTTAATCGTGGTGATTTAGTTGGCATTATGGGAGAAACTGGCCATTTAATTGGACAAGGTTTAGCAAATTTTGATAGTGTTGACGCACAAAAAATAATTGGGTCGAGCAGTGAAGCAATCTCTAAAATCTTAGGAGCCTCTGTCAGATCTACCCTTATACACAGAGATGATTTGGTACTCTTCTAA
- the purU gene encoding formyltetrahydrofolate deformylase: MQTLDTNRVITFTCPDSSGLVAEISTFLAQENVNITEANHHTETQTGEALLRFSFKELGTVKTIDEWREKGKYLEKKFKGTLNVYDVSHPMKVVIAVSKFGHCLQDLILRTQSGALPIEICAVVSNHETWRSFVEWADIPFHYVPMEKGKKQEQEAQIRAIVENSEAELLILARYMQILSKEMCAEFNGKAINIHHSFLPSFKGAKPYSQAHEKGVKIIGATAHYVTTDLDEGPIIEQSIERVDHSVSVEEFMNIGRDTESIALNRAVRWHAERRVLLSGKRTVVFQ; encoded by the coding sequence ATGCAAACCCTCGATACAAACCGCGTCATCACTTTCACCTGTCCAGATAGTTCAGGACTCGTTGCAGAAATTTCAACTTTTCTTGCTCAGGAAAATGTGAACATTACAGAGGCAAATCATCATACAGAAACCCAAACGGGAGAAGCGCTTCTTAGGTTTTCATTTAAGGAACTTGGTACTGTAAAAACCATAGATGAATGGCGCGAAAAAGGGAAATACCTTGAAAAGAAATTCAAGGGCACTTTGAATGTCTATGATGTCAGTCATCCAATGAAGGTTGTGATTGCTGTCTCCAAATTTGGGCACTGTCTACAAGATCTCATCCTAAGAACACAGTCTGGAGCTCTGCCCATCGAAATATGTGCTGTGGTTTCTAACCATGAGACTTGGAGAAGTTTTGTAGAATGGGCAGATATTCCTTTCCACTACGTGCCAATGGAAAAAGGGAAAAAACAAGAACAAGAAGCTCAAATTCGAGCGATCGTTGAAAATTCAGAGGCTGAGCTCTTAATACTTGCTCGCTATATGCAAATCTTATCGAAAGAAATGTGCGCTGAGTTCAATGGAAAAGCCATCAATATCCACCACTCTTTCCTTCCCAGTTTCAAAGGGGCAAAACCCTATAGCCAAGCCCATGAAAAAGGGGTGAAAATTATTGGAGCGACGGCACATTATGTCACAACAGATTTAGATGAAGGTCCAATTATTGAGCAATCCATTGAGCGCGTTGATCACTCTGTTTCTGTTGAAGAATTTATGAATATTGGACGAGATACCGAATCCATTGCGTTGAACCGTGCTGTACGCTGGCATGCGGAAAGACGAGTATTACTTTCCGGAAAACGGACTGTTGTCTTCCAATAA
- a CDS encoding glutamate-5-semialdehyde dehydrogenase, protein MDELIKQTIDRLCDQAVIAAKGLAVCSADLKNKALLEAAKSLRHNAHLILEANLQDMQTGAEKGLSSSMLDRLYLDQDRIDAMAQGLEAITRLEDPVGQIMDQWSRPNGLDIQRVRTPLGVVGVIYESRPNVTADAAALCLKAGNAVILRGGSECLHSNKAILTAMLDGFDHAGLPKFIAQLVPMTDREAVGHMLKASGKIDVIVPRGGKSLVSRVQEEARVPVFAHLEGVNHIYVDKGADQDRAAEIIVNSKMRRPGVCGAVETVLIHQDEIEMMKHICSELKKAGCRIRGGTSVMAHIPYAELATNDDWDTEYLDTIVAVRTVSNMDRALDFISLHSSHHTDCIITETQENADRFLRDVDSAIVMHNASTQFADGGEFGMGAEIGIATGRIHARGPVGCEQLTTFKYRVLGQGQLRL, encoded by the coding sequence ATGGATGAATTGATAAAACAAACGATAGATAGGCTCTGCGATCAAGCAGTCATTGCGGCTAAAGGCCTGGCAGTTTGTTCTGCAGACCTCAAAAACAAAGCCCTGCTAGAGGCTGCTAAGTCACTGCGGCACAATGCCCATCTCATCCTTGAAGCCAACCTGCAAGATATGCAAACAGGCGCAGAGAAAGGGCTTTCAAGTTCGATGCTCGATCGCCTCTACTTGGATCAGGACCGAATAGATGCCATGGCACAGGGCTTGGAAGCCATCACCAGACTTGAAGATCCTGTGGGACAAATCATGGACCAATGGTCCCGCCCAAATGGATTAGATATCCAACGGGTTAGAACGCCGCTAGGGGTAGTTGGTGTGATTTATGAAAGTCGACCTAATGTGACCGCCGATGCAGCAGCCCTTTGCTTAAAAGCTGGAAACGCTGTCATCTTGCGCGGGGGCAGTGAGTGCCTTCATTCAAACAAAGCCATTCTTACAGCCATGCTTGATGGATTTGATCATGCAGGGCTGCCCAAATTTATTGCCCAACTTGTCCCGATGACAGACCGTGAGGCTGTGGGCCATATGCTGAAAGCCAGTGGCAAAATTGATGTCATAGTCCCCCGCGGCGGCAAATCACTTGTCTCCCGTGTCCAAGAAGAAGCCCGTGTTCCAGTCTTTGCCCATTTAGAAGGGGTTAATCATATCTATGTGGACAAAGGAGCCGATCAGGACCGCGCAGCAGAAATAATCGTCAATTCTAAAATGCGACGCCCTGGAGTTTGTGGAGCCGTTGAAACTGTTCTCATCCATCAAGATGAAATTGAGATGATGAAGCATATTTGTTCAGAACTCAAAAAGGCCGGCTGCAGAATTCGAGGTGGAACCTCTGTGATGGCACATATCCCTTATGCAGAGTTGGCAACAAACGATGATTGGGACACAGAATATCTAGATACAATCGTTGCAGTTAGAACTGTCTCAAATATGGATAGGGCTCTTGACTTTATCAGTCTTCACAGCAGCCATCATACAGATTGCATCATTACAGAAACTCAAGAAAATGCTGATCGCTTCCTACGTGATGTGGATAGTGCCATTGTCATGCATAACGCCTCTACGCAGTTTGCCGATGGAGGAGAATTTGGCATGGGTGCTGAAATCGGCATCGCGACAGGCCGCATTCATGCACGCGGACCTGTAGGATGCGAACAACTTACAACTTTCAAATATCGTGTCCTAGGTCAAGGCCAGCTACGCCTATGA